In one Rhodococcus sp. KBS0724 genomic region, the following are encoded:
- a CDS encoding hydantoinase B/oxoprolinase family protein, with protein MVDPITVSVITHRFEAIVEEMGEAMLRTAYSQILNSSRDFSTAIADQQSRLVAQAEHVPIHVGSIPWAVQSVSDFFAGDVHPGDVFLLNDPYHGGNHLPDLTAFVPIFAGDTLLFWSINRSHQSDIGGSTHGAYNPAATEIWQEGVRITPLKLYDAGKVRADVMKMVATNVRHAEDFLGDLRAMIGSARVGERRVHELLEEYGAETVIQSVEELFNSSEREARACISEWKDGTYYGECILDDDGQDFTDVHIRAKVVVHGDSFTVDLSDSHKQVHGFINSSYPNMMSAVYMALAYMIEPTTPKNSGTFRVVDVIAKQGTVVWAFPPAPVTLATNHCAQEIGEAIIKALAGACPERVIAGWGRRFRIAIKGIDPRTERQFIWHLFHARPGGGASPVGDGWETAGEGQAAGASKFGSIEVAETRFPLFFEKHEFRPDSFGDGEFRGGAGSVLTLRMEIEEPAIANTAGDGAVYPSYGALGGEDGKPHHYTLVSGDTTRVLKTKEVGIAVNPGDVFYIESAGGGGYGPAEKRSAHARELDLQNGFVMASDLPTGN; from the coding sequence ATGGTCGATCCAATTACGGTCTCCGTCATCACCCACCGCTTCGAGGCGATCGTGGAGGAGATGGGCGAGGCCATGCTGCGTACAGCCTATTCGCAGATTCTCAACTCCAGTCGAGACTTCTCTACTGCGATTGCCGACCAGCAGTCACGTCTGGTGGCCCAAGCCGAGCATGTACCGATTCACGTCGGCTCGATCCCCTGGGCGGTGCAATCGGTTTCGGACTTCTTTGCCGGTGATGTGCATCCAGGCGATGTCTTCCTTCTCAATGATCCCTACCACGGCGGCAATCACCTGCCAGACCTGACGGCGTTTGTGCCGATCTTCGCGGGCGACACACTCTTGTTCTGGTCGATCAATCGGTCTCACCAGAGTGACATCGGCGGATCGACACATGGGGCATACAACCCGGCGGCCACTGAGATCTGGCAAGAAGGTGTCCGCATCACACCGCTGAAACTGTATGACGCAGGCAAGGTGCGCGCAGACGTCATGAAGATGGTCGCGACCAATGTTCGTCATGCGGAAGACTTCCTGGGTGACCTGCGCGCGATGATCGGATCGGCTCGTGTCGGCGAGCGCCGGGTGCACGAGCTACTTGAGGAGTACGGTGCGGAGACAGTGATCCAGTCTGTCGAAGAACTCTTCAACAGTTCGGAGCGAGAGGCCCGCGCCTGCATCTCAGAATGGAAGGATGGAACCTACTATGGCGAGTGCATTCTCGACGACGACGGACAAGACTTCACCGACGTCCATATCCGCGCAAAGGTTGTCGTGCACGGTGATTCTTTCACCGTCGACCTGAGTGACTCACACAAACAGGTCCACGGCTTCATCAACTCGTCGTATCCGAACATGATGTCGGCGGTATATATGGCGCTGGCATACATGATCGAGCCGACGACTCCCAAGAATTCGGGTACATTCCGCGTCGTAGATGTCATCGCCAAACAGGGCACTGTGGTATGGGCATTCCCGCCGGCGCCCGTAACGTTGGCGACCAACCACTGCGCGCAGGAGATCGGCGAGGCCATCATCAAAGCGCTTGCCGGAGCTTGTCCGGAACGCGTAATCGCCGGCTGGGGCAGGCGATTTCGGATCGCCATCAAGGGCATCGACCCACGCACGGAGCGTCAATTCATCTGGCACCTGTTCCACGCGCGTCCAGGCGGAGGTGCATCACCAGTCGGCGACGGCTGGGAGACCGCAGGCGAGGGCCAGGCCGCCGGAGCATCGAAGTTTGGCTCTATCGAGGTTGCCGAAACCCGCTTCCCTCTCTTCTTCGAGAAACACGAATTCCGTCCGGACTCGTTCGGAGACGGGGAGTTTCGCGGTGGCGCAGGATCGGTGCTCACGCTTCGGATGGAGATCGAGGAGCCAGCCATTGCCAACACTGCCGGTGACGGAGCAGTCTATCCGTCCTATGGTGCACTTGGCGGGGAGGACGGCAAGCCTCACCATTACACCCTTGTGTCAGGTGATACAACACGCGTCCTGAAGACGAAAGAGGTAGGGATCGCAGTCAATCCCGGTGATGTCTTCTACATCGAATCTGCCGGCGGCGGCGGGTACGGTCCCGCTGAGAAGCGATCAGCTCATGCACGCGAGTTGGATCTGCAGAACGGCTTTGTCATGGCCTCTGATCTCCCGACCGGCAACTAG
- a CDS encoding hydantoinase/oxoprolinase family protein, translating to MYRIGIDIGGTFTDLAAVDERGRIVIAKSSSTPHDPSEGLLEGLNVLAAELGLDRESLLKQTERIVHGTTVATNALLESKGAKVALLTTEGHRDIIEMREGLKDDRYRVRMAPPRPLVERTHRIGVKERIRADGTASTPLTAENLNKAVEAAAELGVDAIAVCYLHSYKNAEHEIQTGEALAAKLPDTYISLSSEVLPQIKEFERVWTTIVNAYVGPVLSNYLNRLSEKLIEAGYSGDVMVMHSHGGVAPIVESSRLAAGAVLSGPAGGIAAATFGATLLDQPDLITFDVGGTSTDIALLQDGEAALASNKKVGIANVALPTLDIHTLGAGGGSVARVRGKILHVGPESAGAYPGPAAYGNGGTGATVTDANVVLGYLHPSNFLGGRMTLDAKAAHDAVGLVADQLGTSVIEAAEGISKIVNTTMAEGIRLVSVRRGVDPRKFALMSFGGAAGLHVTEVARLLDIKRVFVPNVAAVLSAWGMLASDLRYEMVRSHVSEASAMSTESLREILGRMEADGRSRLVDFHGDVLVRYALDMRYGEQITEISVPIDDVDLHAEDAVDQIVDRFHKRHDELYAHSAPDQEVVIVNARVAVVGKLPELHAAPLTQQSWEGVSESGTRRIYLDGWRDVPVFKFDGLIPGAKVDGPAIIESPTTTVLLHTNEAASVTPHGWLDIAL from the coding sequence ATGTATCGCATCGGCATCGACATCGGAGGTACGTTCACCGACCTCGCGGCGGTTGACGAACGTGGGCGGATAGTTATCGCGAAGTCGTCTTCGACCCCCCACGATCCGTCCGAGGGACTCCTCGAGGGACTCAATGTCCTGGCTGCTGAACTCGGATTGGATCGAGAATCCCTGCTGAAGCAGACAGAGCGCATCGTGCACGGCACAACCGTTGCCACCAATGCACTGCTCGAGAGCAAAGGGGCGAAAGTTGCGCTCCTGACCACAGAAGGTCATCGCGATATCATCGAGATGCGCGAGGGCCTCAAAGACGATCGCTACCGCGTACGTATGGCACCCCCTAGGCCGCTTGTCGAGCGCACCCACCGGATCGGGGTCAAAGAACGGATCCGCGCTGACGGAACCGCCTCGACACCGTTGACCGCGGAGAACCTGAACAAGGCCGTCGAAGCAGCCGCCGAGCTCGGAGTGGACGCGATCGCGGTGTGCTACCTGCATTCATACAAGAACGCAGAGCACGAGATCCAGACAGGTGAGGCGTTGGCAGCGAAACTGCCCGACACGTATATCTCACTGTCTTCTGAGGTGCTTCCGCAGATCAAAGAGTTCGAGCGGGTATGGACCACCATCGTTAACGCCTACGTCGGACCGGTGTTGTCGAATTACTTAAATCGGTTGAGCGAGAAACTAATAGAGGCCGGGTACAGCGGCGACGTGATGGTCATGCACTCACACGGTGGTGTCGCCCCGATCGTTGAATCCAGCCGCCTCGCAGCCGGCGCCGTACTGTCCGGACCGGCCGGTGGCATCGCGGCTGCTACGTTCGGCGCTACGCTTCTCGACCAGCCTGATCTCATCACCTTCGACGTGGGTGGCACAAGCACGGATATCGCGCTGCTGCAAGATGGAGAAGCGGCGCTCGCCTCGAACAAGAAGGTGGGTATCGCCAACGTGGCACTGCCTACCCTTGACATCCACACACTGGGTGCCGGTGGCGGGTCGGTCGCGCGCGTCCGTGGAAAGATCCTGCACGTCGGCCCGGAGAGCGCCGGCGCGTATCCCGGTCCCGCGGCTTACGGCAACGGAGGCACCGGCGCGACAGTCACAGATGCGAATGTTGTACTCGGGTACCTTCATCCGAGTAACTTCCTCGGTGGGCGGATGACGCTCGACGCCAAGGCGGCACACGATGCCGTGGGCCTGGTTGCAGACCAGCTTGGAACCAGCGTCATCGAAGCAGCCGAAGGTATTTCGAAGATCGTCAACACGACAATGGCAGAGGGTATCCGACTGGTCTCCGTCCGCCGCGGCGTCGATCCCCGGAAGTTTGCATTGATGTCATTCGGTGGTGCGGCAGGCCTACACGTCACTGAAGTCGCGCGCCTGCTCGACATCAAGCGAGTGTTCGTGCCCAATGTCGCTGCGGTTCTGTCCGCATGGGGCATGCTAGCCAGCGATCTGCGCTACGAGATGGTGCGCTCACACGTCAGCGAGGCATCCGCCATGAGCACCGAGAGCCTGCGCGAAATCTTGGGCCGGATGGAGGCAGACGGCAGATCACGACTGGTCGACTTCCATGGCGACGTCCTAGTCCGCTACGCACTGGACATGCGGTACGGCGAACAGATCACCGAGATCAGCGTTCCGATCGATGATGTCGATCTCCATGCCGAGGACGCAGTCGACCAGATCGTCGACCGTTTCCACAAGCGGCACGACGAGCTGTACGCTCACAGCGCGCCGGACCAGGAAGTGGTCATCGTAAACGCCCGCGTGGCCGTCGTCGGCAAACTTCCCGAACTTCACGCCGCACCGCTGACTCAGCAGTCATGGGAAGGCGTCTCAGAATCTGGAACTCGGAGAATATATCTCGATGGGTGGCGGGATGTTCCGGTCTTCAAGTTCGACGGGTTGATCCCGGGTGCAAAGGTCGATGGTCCGGCGATCATCGAGTCGCCGACCACCACCGTCCTCCTTCATACCAACGAGGCAGCGTCGGTGACCCCGCATGGATGGCTGGACATCGCACTGTGA
- a CDS encoding aspartate aminotransferase family protein: MPEAIERADLEDALADCELRFAAANPNSERRHHDSMSALPGGNTRTGLHYSPFPIAFESGEAQHLTDFDGHVYTDFLGDYSAGLYGHSNPTIMAAARNALDRGLVFGGPNEHEADFARLLKARFPSVDLLRFTNSGTEANLMAMVTAREVTRRDHIFVFSGGYHGSVLNFRGDGPLNVPFPYIVGTFNDAEGSYDAIERNKHKIAAVIVEPMLGGSGAIPGSTDFLSALRDVTTKHGIALIFDEVMTSRLAPGGIQEIVGIVPDMTTFGKYLGGGFAFGAFGGSLEFMERYDPVNRRRLDHPGTFNNNTMTMAAGAAGLREVFTPNVAVSHNLRGDALRNDLNALFGKRDVAMQATGIGSLLNIHFQRGVITDVSDVVPQDPKRALFQLAMMEHGYYVSRRGYLSLSLPLQQSDLDGFVGAVGELIDQYWPLLH, translated from the coding sequence ATGCCAGAAGCCATAGAAAGGGCTGATCTGGAGGATGCACTGGCCGACTGCGAACTTCGTTTTGCTGCGGCCAATCCGAACAGTGAACGCCGCCACCATGATTCGATGTCGGCACTTCCGGGAGGAAATACGCGGACAGGCCTCCACTACAGTCCGTTCCCCATCGCATTCGAAAGCGGGGAGGCACAGCACCTGACAGACTTCGATGGCCACGTCTACACGGACTTCCTGGGCGACTACTCCGCGGGCTTGTACGGGCACTCGAACCCGACCATCATGGCCGCTGCGCGCAACGCGTTGGATCGTGGTCTTGTGTTCGGTGGTCCGAATGAGCACGAGGCGGATTTCGCCAGGTTGCTGAAGGCGCGCTTTCCCTCCGTGGACCTGCTCCGTTTCACCAACTCCGGTACGGAAGCGAATCTGATGGCGATGGTCACCGCGCGAGAGGTGACGAGGCGCGATCATATCTTTGTGTTCTCCGGCGGATACCATGGAAGCGTTCTGAACTTCCGCGGCGATGGTCCGCTGAATGTCCCGTTTCCCTATATCGTTGGTACGTTCAACGATGCCGAAGGATCATACGATGCCATCGAGAGGAACAAGCACAAGATCGCTGCGGTAATCGTCGAACCCATGCTCGGAGGATCTGGTGCGATTCCGGGATCGACCGACTTCCTCAGTGCTCTCCGCGATGTCACCACCAAACATGGAATTGCGCTCATCTTTGACGAGGTCATGACGTCGCGTTTGGCACCCGGCGGTATTCAGGAAATCGTTGGCATCGTGCCCGACATGACTACCTTCGGAAAGTATTTGGGTGGCGGGTTCGCATTCGGTGCGTTCGGTGGTTCGTTGGAATTCATGGAGCGCTATGACCCAGTGAACAGACGTCGACTGGATCATCCTGGCACATTCAACAACAACACGATGACCATGGCTGCCGGCGCAGCAGGGCTTCGCGAAGTATTCACCCCGAATGTGGCTGTTTCGCACAACCTTCGTGGCGATGCGTTGAGAAATGACCTGAATGCGTTGTTCGGCAAGCGAGATGTGGCGATGCAGGCGACGGGAATCGGGTCGTTGCTCAATATTCACTTTCAGCGTGGGGTGATTACCGATGTTTCTGATGTTGTGCCCCAAGATCCGAAGCGGGCACTGTTTCAGCTCGCAATGATGGAGCACGGATACTATGTATCCCGGCGTGGTTATCTGTCACTATCGCTGCCGCTGCAGCAGTCCGATCTCGATGGCTTCGTCGGTGCTGTGGGCGAACTGATTGATCAATACTGGCCTCTGCTGCATTAA
- a CDS encoding LLM class flavin-dependent oxidoreductase gives MKFGIQFTQQLPRPWTEKSERDLFASSLDQVALADTLGYDYAWAVEQHFLEEYSHSSAPEIFLAAASQRTNRIRLGHGIVLMPPGYNEPVRVAERIATLDLLSGGRLDFGVGDSKSRMELEGFGIEPSERRDMTTEALEQVSNMLALEPFPGFTGKHFAMPARNVVPKPTQKPHPPLWMAASDEATIQRAARIGVGVLAHGFADASEAKRIVDEYYEIFKTECIPIGHNVNPNIAMLNPFYCNADEDDALRIGMSAHGFGTYAVRHYYTFGRHRPGHTDIAAHWAAVREELGGDPPIMGSHAIGTPRQLAQRMRDFSDAGIDQVVLLHQAGTMTHDQISASLSLFASEVMPEFAETATERARRKYAELAPYIQDALERRRQKYDAVDLCEIPSVEAYGLTREAPNTSGLPPGAQAQMATLNRMRILALRLNE, from the coding sequence ATGAAGTTCGGAATTCAATTCACGCAACAGCTTCCACGGCCGTGGACAGAAAAATCGGAACGCGATCTGTTCGCCAGCAGCCTTGATCAGGTAGCGCTGGCCGATACGCTAGGCTACGACTACGCGTGGGCCGTCGAACAGCATTTCCTCGAGGAGTATTCACACTCGTCGGCGCCCGAGATCTTTCTCGCTGCGGCGAGCCAGCGCACCAACCGCATTCGGCTGGGACATGGCATCGTGCTGATGCCGCCGGGCTACAACGAACCGGTGAGGGTGGCCGAACGGATAGCAACACTGGATCTTCTCTCCGGCGGTCGTCTCGATTTCGGTGTTGGTGACTCGAAATCGAGAATGGAGCTTGAAGGATTCGGTATCGAGCCATCAGAACGTCGGGATATGACGACCGAGGCACTCGAACAGGTCTCGAATATGTTAGCGCTAGAGCCCTTTCCAGGATTCACGGGAAAGCATTTCGCAATGCCGGCTCGCAATGTGGTGCCGAAACCAACCCAGAAGCCACACCCGCCTCTTTGGATGGCAGCTTCAGACGAAGCAACGATTCAGCGTGCCGCTCGTATCGGGGTCGGCGTCCTCGCCCATGGCTTTGCCGATGCCAGTGAAGCAAAGCGCATCGTGGACGAGTACTACGAGATCTTCAAGACTGAATGTATTCCTATCGGCCACAACGTGAATCCGAACATCGCAATGTTGAATCCATTTTATTGCAATGCAGACGAGGACGACGCCCTGCGGATCGGCATGTCGGCCCATGGTTTCGGGACTTATGCCGTTCGACACTATTACACCTTCGGCCGCCATCGCCCAGGTCACACCGACATCGCGGCCCATTGGGCTGCGGTTCGCGAAGAACTGGGTGGCGACCCGCCGATCATGGGAAGTCACGCAATTGGCACTCCACGTCAACTGGCCCAACGGATGCGGGATTTCAGCGACGCCGGTATCGATCAGGTCGTTCTGTTACATCAGGCTGGCACCATGACCCACGATCAGATCTCGGCGTCACTGTCTCTATTCGCCAGTGAAGTCATGCCAGAGTTCGCCGAGACCGCAACGGAAAGAGCACGCCGTAAGTACGCCGAGCTCGCACCATATATCCAGGACGCGCTCGAGCGACGCCGTCAGAAATATGATGCCGTCGATTTATGCGAAATTCCCTCTGTGGAAGCCTACGGCCTGACACGGGAGGCGCCAAACACCTCTGGGCTACCGCCAGGTGCTCAAGCGCAGATGGCTACCCTCAATCGTATGCGAATATTGGCGTTGCGCCTCAACGAATGA
- a CDS encoding 3,4-dihydroxy-2-butanone-4-phosphate synthase, with amino-acid sequence MSAPRILEHRLAQALEDLAAGRPVVFISDETTGGHVELILSAELASTSQMSFIIRFSSGYVTVALPPTECDRLELPAMPTATTDRPSFTVSVDTKKDTGTGISASDRAETARYLADPDSTPTSFTRPGHVVPLRSSPSGMDLGSISLTLARMAGLRPAVALAEMVGIADPTRMATGAEGVDFARKQDLVWLSSRDVEDIDRYAGVEILPLGVASEVESPVGPLTILTFRDSVSGEEHSALLRSDARPSRAHRAHIIGVRYEDPQWITLGLPWYVGGQSLFDMLSDLSKSDAGVVLFLRADKPSPALERAVARWLAAPGTDKVTTHTKKARVR; translated from the coding sequence GTGAGCGCGCCCAGAATCCTCGAGCACCGACTGGCGCAGGCGCTCGAGGACCTTGCTGCGGGGCGTCCGGTCGTTTTCATCAGTGATGAAACGACTGGGGGTCATGTCGAATTGATCCTCTCCGCCGAGCTTGCCTCTACCTCGCAGATGAGCTTCATCATCCGGTTCTCGTCCGGCTATGTAACAGTCGCGCTACCTCCGACCGAATGCGATCGACTCGAACTTCCCGCAATGCCGACTGCCACTACAGATCGTCCGTCTTTCACCGTCAGCGTGGATACCAAGAAGGACACCGGAACCGGGATATCCGCGTCCGACCGCGCCGAGACTGCACGATACCTCGCCGATCCGGACTCAACTCCAACATCGTTTACCCGACCGGGACACGTTGTCCCACTACGGTCCTCGCCATCGGGGATGGATCTGGGTTCGATTTCTCTCACGTTAGCGAGGATGGCAGGGCTCCGTCCGGCGGTTGCGCTTGCCGAAATGGTCGGGATCGCCGATCCCACTCGCATGGCGACGGGTGCAGAAGGGGTCGACTTCGCTCGCAAGCAAGATCTTGTCTGGTTGTCGTCCCGAGACGTCGAGGACATCGACCGGTACGCAGGTGTCGAGATATTGCCTCTTGGCGTGGCATCGGAAGTCGAGTCACCGGTCGGGCCGTTAACTATCCTCACCTTCCGGGATTCGGTCTCGGGCGAAGAACACTCGGCATTACTGCGCAGTGACGCACGGCCTTCGCGCGCTCACCGGGCGCATATTATCGGGGTCCGCTACGAAGATCCCCAGTGGATCACGTTGGGGCTTCCCTGGTATGTCGGAGGACAATCACTGTTCGACATGCTCAGTGATCTGTCCAAGTCAGACGCAGGTGTGGTGCTGTTCCTCCGTGCCGACAAACCTTCGCCCGCACTTGAGCGCGCCGTCGCTCGTTGGCTGGCGGCACCGGGTACCGACAAAGTCACTACGCACACGAAGAAAGCCCGAGTGCGCTAG
- a CDS encoding CoA transferase encodes MTRNNSESPTMPGTVAEPAQNSEYFEGFLGGIRVLEVGSELGEYCGKLLAGLGADVVRIEAFDGDETRSIGPFYHDEKHPDRSLHFWHYNFAKRSAVIDLNSTEGQQDFARLARAADVIIDSRHRDYLDERNLGIATLRESNAGLIYARISPFGDTGPWRDYESSDLVHLALGGVVMNCGYDPDPTGFYETPPVAPQMWQSYQIAGEMTAMSIIGALNYRLSTGMGQDLTTSVHEAVSQNTETDIPDWVYLKQTHRRLTCRHSTTTARGPALSITKDGRYMLPYKTYLRSQLDEWDGTVALLKKYHAHDDLDDPKYQTDYRDTPEARKHLGILIDKLVSQLMFDRDIWRDAQAHGLPWTPIRRPEENMVDEHWIQRGAFFDVYHPELDETFTYTGAKWLTEGQDWRRGPRPPLVGEHTSEVLSEWTRSDNKHVRVFVSERATTDPLISTRGKPFALSDVRVIDLSWMLASAGAGRFLSAMGAEVIKVEHITRADRMRFSPLGACPPGGREQRDNATGPLETPPITDDPNRSGSFMEINSGKLAMSLNLKDPRGHQMLEDLIREADMVVEGFSPGTMKRLGLSYDRLKELNPSIIYVQQSGLGEKGIYGRARTYGPSAQAISGLSEMSGLPEPYPPAGIGYSYLDWFGAYNMATAMIAALYRRNVTGEGCHIDSSQGETGLYLTGSSILDHSVNGRRWSRYGNRSPYKPAAPHGVYRTQGEDRWIAIAAFTEHQWDCLVDVLGRPESLCDIRFSSLKQRIANQDALDDVLSTLTADLDGFELMADLQARRVPAGVCQTAEDRYEHDPQLEHLGWMVELEQKNIGTWPVKENPVHFSHTPTYIGGRLNRSGPSYGEDTETVLTEILHLRTEDIAELRKQGAL; translated from the coding sequence GTGACTCGAAACAATTCCGAATCACCGACCATGCCAGGAACAGTTGCCGAACCCGCACAAAACAGCGAATATTTCGAGGGCTTCCTCGGCGGCATACGAGTATTAGAGGTCGGCTCCGAACTCGGAGAATATTGCGGAAAGTTGCTCGCCGGATTGGGCGCCGACGTCGTTCGGATCGAAGCTTTCGACGGCGACGAGACCCGTTCGATCGGCCCCTTTTACCACGACGAGAAGCATCCCGATCGCAGCCTTCACTTCTGGCATTACAACTTCGCCAAGCGCAGTGCGGTGATCGATCTCAACAGCACGGAAGGTCAGCAGGATTTCGCGCGTCTGGCACGCGCTGCCGACGTCATCATCGACAGCCGCCACCGTGACTACCTGGATGAACGCAATCTCGGCATCGCAACTCTGCGAGAATCGAACGCCGGACTGATCTACGCACGGATCAGTCCGTTCGGGGATACCGGACCGTGGAGAGATTACGAATCGAGCGACCTCGTACACCTCGCACTCGGTGGGGTGGTGATGAACTGCGGATACGATCCAGATCCGACAGGCTTCTACGAGACCCCTCCCGTGGCGCCTCAGATGTGGCAGTCATACCAGATCGCAGGAGAGATGACTGCGATGTCGATCATCGGCGCCCTTAACTACAGGCTTTCGACCGGCATGGGACAGGATCTGACGACCAGCGTCCATGAGGCGGTTAGCCAGAACACCGAGACGGATATTCCCGACTGGGTTTATCTCAAGCAGACCCACCGGCGACTCACGTGCCGGCATTCGACCACCACCGCTCGAGGTCCGGCCCTCTCGATCACCAAAGATGGCCGATACATGTTGCCGTACAAGACATATCTCAGAAGCCAACTGGACGAGTGGGATGGCACAGTTGCCCTGTTGAAGAAATATCATGCTCACGACGATCTGGACGATCCGAAGTACCAGACCGATTATCGCGATACTCCGGAGGCTCGTAAGCACCTCGGAATTCTCATCGACAAACTGGTCAGTCAGTTGATGTTCGATCGCGATATCTGGCGCGATGCGCAGGCACATGGACTTCCCTGGACGCCGATCCGCCGACCCGAAGAGAACATGGTCGACGAGCACTGGATCCAGCGCGGTGCCTTCTTCGATGTCTACCATCCTGAACTCGACGAAACCTTCACCTACACCGGCGCGAAATGGCTCACCGAGGGCCAGGACTGGCGCCGTGGCCCCCGCCCCCCGCTGGTGGGCGAGCACACTAGCGAGGTTCTGTCCGAGTGGACGCGTTCGGACAACAAACACGTACGTGTCTTCGTGTCCGAACGAGCAACCACCGATCCACTGATCAGCACCCGTGGCAAACCTTTTGCACTTTCTGATGTGCGGGTGATCGACCTGAGCTGGATGCTGGCAAGTGCCGGTGCAGGCCGCTTCCTCAGTGCGATGGGCGCCGAGGTGATCAAGGTCGAGCACATCACCCGCGCGGACCGAATGCGTTTCAGCCCATTGGGCGCGTGCCCTCCCGGCGGGCGGGAACAACGCGACAACGCGACGGGTCCCCTCGAGACACCGCCGATAACAGATGATCCCAATCGCAGTGGTTCCTTCATGGAGATCAACTCCGGGAAGCTGGCCATGTCGCTGAACCTGAAGGATCCGCGTGGGCACCAGATGCTCGAGGACCTGATTCGGGAGGCCGACATGGTTGTCGAAGGCTTCTCTCCAGGCACCATGAAACGGCTGGGTCTGAGTTACGACCGGCTCAAGGAACTCAACCCGAGCATCATCTACGTCCAGCAAAGCGGTCTTGGAGAAAAGGGAATCTACGGACGAGCGCGCACATATGGACCGAGCGCTCAGGCGATCTCAGGACTGAGCGAAATGTCGGGACTACCCGAACCCTACCCACCCGCGGGCATCGGATACTCGTACCTCGACTGGTTTGGCGCCTACAACATGGCCACAGCCATGATCGCAGCGCTGTACCGCCGCAATGTCACAGGCGAGGGTTGTCATATCGACTCCTCTCAAGGCGAAACGGGCCTCTACCTCACCGGCAGCTCCATCCTTGATCATTCGGTCAACGGCCGACGCTGGTCACGCTACGGCAACCGATCGCCCTACAAACCGGCCGCACCACACGGCGTCTACCGGACTCAGGGTGAAGACCGGTGGATCGCTATTGCTGCATTCACAGAACATCAGTGGGATTGTCTAGTCGACGTTCTTGGGCGCCCGGAATCGCTGTGTGATATCCGATTTTCGTCACTCAAGCAGCGAATTGCCAATCAGGACGCCCTCGACGACGTATTGAGTACGCTCACAGCGGATCTCGACGGATTCGAACTGATGGCCGATCTGCAAGCTCGACGGGTTCCTGCCGGTGTTTGTCAGACAGCTGAAGATCGCTACGAACACGACCCTCAGCTCGAACACTTGGGTTGGATGGTCGAACTCGAACAGAAGAACATCGGCACCTGGCCCGTCAAGGAGAATCCCGTTCACTTCTCCCACACACCGACCTACATCGGTGGCCGGTTGAATCGATCCGGTCCGAGCTACGGCGAGGATACCGAGACCGTGCTCACCGAGATACTGCATCTTCGGACCGAAGACATCGCAGAGTTGCGCAAGCAGGGGGCCCTGTAG
- a CDS encoding GntR family transcriptional regulator, with the protein MSTMNSAGHIGAGLAPLAVRPDNLTTLVFAAIRDKIVDATLAPGSSVSEASLAKQLEVSKTPVREALLRLRHVGLVEPTPRGLRVIQPSVKGIRDAFEFRAGLEAMAGRYAANRSTEEEYENIYRLAEESLAAANEGRDADFHRSDREFHAAIAQAARNERLIEAVGDSFVLTLALRQRDVKVERDFIPDAHEHVKIAEGIRAGDAELASSRLAGHNQRIMAQLLEAHPHGAVGDNAEM; encoded by the coding sequence ATGAGTACGATGAACTCTGCAGGACATATCGGCGCTGGTTTGGCACCCCTGGCGGTGCGGCCGGACAATCTCACAACTCTGGTTTTCGCTGCGATCCGCGACAAGATTGTCGATGCGACGCTCGCGCCTGGTAGTTCCGTCAGTGAGGCTTCCTTGGCGAAGCAGTTGGAGGTCAGTAAGACTCCGGTCCGCGAGGCGCTGTTGCGGCTCCGTCATGTAGGGTTGGTCGAACCGACTCCCCGGGGGCTGAGGGTAATCCAGCCGTCGGTGAAGGGGATTCGTGACGCCTTCGAATTTCGTGCGGGGCTGGAAGCAATGGCAGGTCGGTATGCGGCCAACCGATCCACCGAAGAAGAATATGAGAACATCTACCGTTTGGCCGAAGAGTCTCTGGCCGCCGCTAACGAGGGTCGAGACGCCGATTTTCATCGTAGTGATCGGGAGTTCCACGCCGCGATCGCCCAAGCGGCACGCAACGAACGTTTGATCGAAGCGGTTGGGGACTCGTTCGTACTTACTCTTGCGCTCCGGCAGCGAGATGTGAAGGTGGAGCGTGATTTCATCCCCGATGCGCACGAGCACGTGAAGATTGCCGAGGGTATCCGGGCTGGTGACGCAGAGCTCGCGAGCAGTCGACTCGCCGGACACAACCAGCGGATCATGGCCCAGCTTCTCGAGGCTCACCCGCACGGCGCAGTCGGCGACAACGCCGAGATGTAG